A stretch of DNA from Desmospora activa DSM 45169:
CAACCATTACTTCCGAGAGGCCGATGTTGATTCGCTTCGCACCCACCAACTCAATTTTTTCCTCCGGTATGTTCTGGGAGGCAGCGACGATTACAAAGGAAGCGCCTTAAGCATGGTTCACAAAGGACTCAATATTTCATCGGAGGATTATGAAATCGCCATTCATCACTTTAATGCTGCTCTGCGCAAGTATGATGTTCCCATTGATATTCGCATCCAGATTGAGGCGTTTCTGCGCACCGTTAAACCCCACATTATTGAAAAGTGAACGAAGTGGGAGGGATTTTTGAATCTGCGTGCTCTTGCTGTTTGCAAAGAAAAAGGTAAATGTCCGCTCCAGCCACCGAGAGCGGGAGCGGGCAAAACTCGTTGTCGCTTAAACAAGTAACCCGCTTTTTCCCACTCTCGGCGTCTTTCGCTGAGTGGAGCAAAGGCACTTCGCTTTCAAAAATCCCTTCCAATCCCCTAAACAGGCGAGGGCACTGTCGTTACGGTAGAAGCCCCGCCTTTTTTGAGAGATCATCATTATTGGACCGAGCCCAAGGAATGATCCGTAAAGGGAATGCCTTCTTGTTCCAAGACTTGACGCTCCCGGCCATGACAAGTACAGAGAATGATTTGGTGTTGCTCCGCTACCTTGCCTAAGATGCGAATCGCTTCCCGCAGCCGTTCACCGTCAAAGTGAACCAAGCTGTCATCCAACAAAATGGGAAGGGGGCTCTTCCCATTTTGCGAAAAGAACTGCACCAACGCCAGACGAAGTCCGAAATACATCTGATCGATCGTTCCTTGACTCAGCTGTTCCACCGGTTGACGCTCTCTTGTTTCCGGGACAAAGACGCTGATCTGAATTCCATCAGTGGGATCGATTAGAAGATCGCGGTAACGCCCCCCCGTCACCTCTTCCACCCAATTGGTGGCATGGGGTCGAATGCGGGGAACAATATCCTCCTGTACTTCTCTCGCTGCTTCCTCCAACACATCCAACGCCGCTTGGATCACCCGTTTCTCTCCTTCCAACTCCTTCACCTTTTCACGGGCGCGACGCCATAACGCTTCCCGCTCCGACAGGGACGGCAATTGGTCGGATTGCGTTTGCAAGCGCTCTTCCAATTTCAACGTTTCTGTATCCTGTTGCTGACTCGCCCACTCTGCTTTTGAGCAAGCCAATTCCGCTTCTTTCAACCTTTGTTGGAGTAAATAAAGATCCAGCGTCTCTTCTGGCCAATCCACCGTCTGTTTGAGTGACTCCTGAATCTCTTTCAGCTCTTCCTCCCACTGCTCTTCTTGCTTTAATGCCTCCTGTTCAGACAGTTCTTCTCTCACCTCAGCCAACTGCTCATCCAAACGGCGAACATGATCACTCATGAGGATGGTCTCCGACCAACTCTCAGGATCTTCCACTCCCAAGCGTGAACGCCAGTAGGTCGTCTGTTCTTGTATCCGATTTAACCGTTCACGAGAGCGAACCAACTCTTTTTCCAACGAGGCGATCTCCAGCCGCAGACGTTGCTGTGTATCCCTGGCCCGACGGGCTTCCTCAGCCATTTCCTCCAGTTTTTCTCTCCATAACTCCCCATCGAAAACCCCCAGGTTTTGATTTTTTACGGTTGCCCAACTTTCCATTTCCTGCTGAATCTGCTTCATCCGTTCACGATTTTGCCGATCTTGCAAGCGGGCCCCTTCCCTTTCTTGAATCCGCTGGCTTTGTTGATCCGCCAACCGTTGCAGTTCAGAAGCGGCTCCCACCTGCCAACGGTCCAAAATCGTCTCCTGTTCTTGCATGAGGGATGCCAATTCATTATAGACAGTCTGCAATTCGCTTTTCTGCTCCTTGATCTGCCGCTGTAAATCGGTAAGCGTCAACATCGGCTCCCCTTTTGCTTCCGCCTCTTCTCGCTCCTGTTTTAGCGCCTGCCAATCTTCATACAGTTTACGTTGGCGCTCTTCCCACTCCCGTCTTACTTGACGATCGACACTGCGCAGGCGGGAGAAACGAAAAAAGGCGAACACGCTAAAGAAAAACGGCAGCAATCCAATGCCGGGGAAAGGAGAAGAGAGGGCCAACAACGACAGTATTCCTCCCGCCACCCCCAACCACAGCCAGGAAGAACTGGAGCGCGAGGGCGGAATTTGTGAGTCGACGACTCTGGCCAAAAATTGTTCCCGCTCCAACCGATCCACCCGTCTGTGTAAGGATGACAAACGGTCCTCCAACTCACGCCGACGATCGCGACAACGTTCTTCCTGTTCCCGCAACTCCAGCAGGCGCTGATGATCTTTTTGTAATTCAATACCTTTGATGCGATCATCCATTGTGCCCTTGGTATCCGCAGGGAGCAACTGGCCTTCCAGCCGTTGATATTCCTCCAAACGGTGAAGATGGCGCTGCACCTCTCCATCATCTATGGAGAGCCATTCCGCTTTTTCCGCTTCCCATGCTACCAATTCTCTTCCCAACTGTTCCAACCGCTCTTCAATCTCTTTGACACGGCTTTGGGGGAAATTGCGCTCTGCCAACACCGCTCTAAGCTGATCCGCCTCAGCGGGAGTGAGCAGGGTGGCAGGCATCGCTTGCACGCGCTCCCTTTCTAGTCGGTCCCGTTTATCGCGGAGGGAGCGCCAGCGATCCATTTTGTAGCTGAGATTCTTTTCTTTTTCAGCCATTCTTTTTCGATACTCTTCCCGCTGAAGGCGTAATTTCCATTGCTCCGCTTCCTGGTGCATTCGCTCCAGCTTCTCTCTAAGCGCTTCACCCTCCGAGCGCATACGGGTCAAACGGGCTTGTCCTTCCCGCAGGCTACGGGTTTGTGCCCGCAGTTCGATCACTTCCTGTTCCAGCTTCTCAGCTAGCTGACAAGCGGCTCCATACGGACGGGTTCGGGCTAGTGATGTTTTTCCGATTTCCGCTAGTTCCCGTTCCAACTGTTCCAAGGCGGGCTTTAAATTAAGCTCTTCGCCCTGGCTGACCAATTGCCGGATTCGTTCCACCACTTGTTGATCCCCGGCTAAGGTTTGTGCGGTCATCATTGATACTTGCGTAAATAAACTCCTCGGAACACCCGCCATCTGCTCCAGGATATTGTGATCTTTGCGTCGATCCATTGGAAATGTATCGGTCAAGTCGCGTCCGGTGGCCAGATCGATCAATTGCTCTCGCTCTTCTTCCCAGTGCAGGGAGCGAATCAACCGGTACGATTTTCCTTGGAGGATAAAATCAAGCTCACCCCCATAGCGGCTGCTTTGCCATGGTTCATACGCTTCTAACCACTCTGTTCGCTGCCGTCGGGCCACCCCTTCCCGCTTGCCGCCGTACATCATCGCTAGCAACCCATTGATCAAGGTTGATTTACCGGCTTCATTGGGAGCCTCAATTAAGTTGATACCAGGCTGGAAGGAGAAAGAGCGATCAACCCAACGGCCAAAACCGTGAAATGTCAAGCGTTGGAACTTCATTTTTTCACCTCCGGCGTCAGCAGGGCATCCAAACCTTTTAAGAGTGCTTTATGCCAATGCTCTCGTTCCTCATCCGCCGCTTGTTCGATTCGTTGTTCCATCTTTCGCACAAACGTACCCACAAGCCCCTCGCGGTTGCGGAGGTGTTCGAGGTCATAATCGGGAACCGTTTCATCCACGATCTCCACATAATGAAAACCGGATTGCTTCAGTTGTAAGCTTAACCAGTCCGGTTGTAAGCGCCACTCGGACTCTTTTCGTCCTGTTAACACCAACCGGCGGCAAACGTTTCGCTCTTCTCCCTCCGGCACCGCCACCTGGATGCGTGCCAGCGCTTCTCCATCGGTTTGACACCCATCCACCGCAATTGTATCCACTTCAAAGCGGCGGGTCTGTACCGGGACGGTTTCCCAATGACAACCCTCGCCATCTATTCGCCCCCAAGTTACCGTTCGTTCTCCCGTCTCCCGCCACCGAAGCGCATGGGGAGAGCCGGGATAACGGACCCAGGTTTGTTTGCGGTTGTTGAGACGCAACGAAAACGGCTGATGGATATGTCCCATCGCAATATAATCCGCCTCAAGCGCTGCCAGCTCCTCTTTTGTCACAGGGAAATAAGGGGAGCTGCTTACTCCATTTAGCAAGGTGCCGTGAAACAAAAGGATCAAACGCTCTCCTTCCTGTACGGAGACGGACGGCAAGCTGCCATTCGGTTCCTCAAACTGACGAAAACCCCGTCCAACTACGGTTAAACCGTATTGTGGGAATTGGTACTCCTGCCAATCCTCCGCAAAGATCCATACATGCTTCGGCCAGTCCAACGAATGATAATAAGAATCCAAACGATAGGGATCATGGTTGCCGGGAGCGATCAACACAATCGTATTGGGAATGCGCTCCAACTGCTCCATCAGCCACTGTGCCGTCGAACGGCTGGCTGTATCGTATTCCAGCCAATCTCCAGCAATCAGAAGAAAGTCAACTTGCTTTTCGATTACGGTATCAATAATGGCGGCAAAGGTGCGGCGATGTTCATCCCGCCACTGCAACATTACTTCATCGCTTCCACGCCAGCCTTGAAAGGGAAGATCCAGATGGAGATCTGCCGTATGTATAAAGGTAAAAGGCTTCATCAGTTTATCACCTTTACTAAAAATACTTTAATCCTACTCTGTACCATATTATACCGTTATCCGTATACCGATTGAAAGAATCTCATTGAGTTAACATTTTATAAGCCAAAAAAAGCCCGCTCCCCAACTATGTGGGGAACGGGGTTTATCAAATGTCTCACTGGAGCCATCAATGGATGGATACAATTTTAAATTCAATCGTACCGGAAGGGGCGGGAACCTTAATCATTTCTCCTTCCCGCTTGCCGATCAATTCCGCTCCGATGGGGGATTCATTGGAGATCTTTCCGGACACCGGATCTGATTCCGCACTTCCGACAATCGTGTAAGTCTCCTGCTCACCGTCGGGAACTTCCTGGATCGTCACTTTAGCCCCGACGCTGACAAAGTTTTTATTTTGGGCATCTTGATTAATGATTTTGGCATTGCGAATCATATTGGCCAATGTGACAATCCGCGATTCTATAAACGCCTGCTCTTCCTTCGCTGCATCGTATTCGGCGTTCTCACTCAGATCTCCCTGAGCAATGGCTTCTTTTAGCCGTTGTGCCACTTCTTGCCGTTTTTTCGTACGAAACAGTTCCAGCTCCTCTTTAACCTTAGCCAAACCCTCTTCTGTCAATAGAACTTCTTTATTTTGTTGCGACATACCGATTCCTCCTTCGCAAGAACCAATAAGCGTGCTGCTTTCCATCATTGTTGATAAACCCCATCACAGATGGTCGGGATGGTAGAGCATCTTCGATCTCTTGCAAGCAAAGGATCTGATTCGCTCCACCACCCTCCCTGTTTAGCCGTTATAGGGTATGAACAATCTTGCTCCACTCAATGGAGTGTATGCCATCTCCCATCCCTGCATCCCACTCTTGTTTCTGCCGGGATGGGGAAGGGAAGAAAAAAGGAAGTGCCCATCCTCTGAAACCGAATTTGACTTCATCTTGGTTTCAGAGTGATATCTTATCACAAAAACTTCCACCGGAAAAGAGAGACGGCAAACCACTTTTGTATACTCCCGGAATCCGTCCAAAAACAGGATACCCCTAAAGGAGGCATTCTCATGAGCGGAATTTTTTCCTGATACGAAGCATTCGCCGGAAAGTCCCGTCTCTCCTCCTCCCACCCCCCTCCCTCAATAATATTCGGAATATTAGGCATCAAAAAGCCGGGAGGAGTCGCCTTTCATGGCTGCTCCAATAAGGGAACTTGCCGGATGGTTAACCAGGAAAACAACTGCACAAATGCGACCGGTATGAGTAACCATTTGATCTGTATCAGGTCCGGTTCGGTACTGGCCCACCATAAAAATACAGCCACACTGAGAATACGGCCTACATTTAAAGCTAACTCCCGCGCCACCACATACTCCACCCGTCGCTTGGCGGTGTTATTGTTCTCACCGATCACATCAAACACCGCAGATGTAAGCGGGACCATATAGATGGGGAAAAAGAGGGAGGCCCCCACCCCCAGCAAATACAGGGTAAAGGCATTCACTTCCCAAAGGAGAGGAAGAGCCATGATTCCCATCATCGCTGTTCCCAACAACATTCCCTCATCGCGCCATCGGCGTCGTAAGTACCTTCCCACCAAAAAATAAGAGAGCAATGACACTGCCGATGTGGTTGTTAGATACCACCCCAAGGCCATCTCATTTTTGGTAGCGACAAAAATCAAAAGGCTGAGCAAAAAAGAGAATAATCCTTCACGCACCCCTTGGGCCACCATCGCCAAGTTAACCCAAAACCAGTGACGGCCTCTTTGTAACGACTCTTCCAAGGTCTCCTTTAGCCGAAACACACCGTGGGCACTGCGCCGCTTCAGCAAAAAGCTGATGATCACCGCCACGACAAAGATGGCTAAGGACAATGAAAAAATAATGCGATAACCGGTAAATTGATCGATACGGGTGATAATAAAGCCAGAAATCAACGGGGCCATAATACCCGCCGCCGAGGTGAGCAACCCGTTAACACCGTTAAAGATATCACGATTGTGCCGCTCGGTGATTTCAAAGTACAACACATTAAACGATAACCAAAAAAAGCCCAATCCCAAACCCAAAAACAAACCGAGCCAATCGACATACTGAACCGTATTTTTGCCTAACGCCAATACAGCCAAATAAAAAATTGCCTGCAATGCTACTCCGATGCGGATGGCGATTACCCGATCCACCTGTTTAGCCAGACGTCCGGCAAAAATAAAAGTGACGGCCATTGCGAGATAGCTCGCTAAGTTGTATCGGCCGATCATCATGTAGTCTTCTTTTATTTTCCACAGATAAACATTGACAAATGTATTGGACAAAGCCGTTGATATGGCAAAGAGCCCGCTAATTATGAGCAATAACCATGCCGAACGGTCCAATTGATCCGTTTTTCCTAATAAACTCATCGCCCTCACCACGCCTATCTTGCCCATTGGCGCGAGAAACATGAGGAAAAATCAATCAGCGTTGTTTCATCCTCAACAATGGACCCGCCAGCATCATACCGGCGAATAAGCCGCCCAGATGGGCTACCAAGTTAATATTGGGCACAATCAGACTAAATAAGATATTGATCCCCACCAAAGCCAACAATCCTTTGCCTGTGTCGGGATCCATCGATCCGCGGCGAAACAGAAAAAGATACAGATAGACACCGAATAAGCCGTAAATCGACCCAGAAGCCCCAGCACTGATGTAAGAATCGCCCACATAAACTGTGGCCAAATTCCCCATGATTCCCGTTAACAGATACAGTGCCATAAAATAAAGGCGGCCAAACAACCATTCCAGCTGTGGGCCCAACAAATACAGGGCAAAGCTGTTAAACAAAAAATGCATCAACCCGATATGCAAAAAAATTGGGGTGATCAAGCGCCACCATTCACCCTGTGTTAACAACGTCTCCTCCAATGCTCCAAACCGAAGCAGAACGGCGGTATTGGTAGACCCACCGCTAAGCGTCATCAATAAAAACAACAAGGTTTGTAAGAACAAAATACCCGTCACAACCGGAAAATAAGAGCGAAACCGGCGAAAGGGCAATTGTGTATGGTTAAACAATCGACTCACCCCTTAAACTTGGGATACCTGTAACCGTCCTATCCGCTGTCCCATCAAAACGTTACTGCCCGGCTTTATTTCATCCAGCCATTCCACTCGCTGAGCCGGAAATAACAGGATCACAGTCGAGCCAAATTCAAAGCGGCCGATCTCTTCTCCTTTTTCCTTTGGCGGCACTTTGTATTCCCGTCGGAGCATTCTTTTTTGTCCCGATCGGTTGGTACCGATCTCGGCATCATACGTAACGCGAATACTGCCGACATTGGTGGCCCCCACCTTGATTAGTGCCATCCTTCCCGCCGTGGTTTCCATATACGTAATTAAACGCTCGTTTTTGGTAAACAACCCAGGAATCCGTTTTACCCCAAGCTGATTGACGGGAAAAAGGGTTCCAGGAATCCAGGTCAAATGGGTGACACGACCCGCCACTGGCGTATGAATGCGGTGATAATCCCGCGGACTGAGATAAAGCGTCAGAAACGTACCGCCCCGGAAAGCATTGACATCGTTTTTGTCGCCACCCAGTAACGCTTCCAGCGAATAATCAACCCCTTTGGCTTGTATCAGGTTATCCCCTTGTATCGTACCCACCTGGGATACCGTTCCATCCACTGGACATACTACGGAAACGGGATCACGATCAACCGGGCGTGAGCCTTCCTTTAATCCTCGAACAAAAAAATCCATTAACGTTTCATATTGTGTAACCGGTTTTTCCACTTGGGCTAAATCCACATCAAAACGGCGAATAAAATACGGGATGACACGTCGGCTAAAAGGAGTTCGTGCAAATCGTCCCACCCAGCGGGAGAGCAGACGTGTTGGTAATAAATAAAGACCTGACAGTAACAATTTCTCTTTCATAGGTGCCTCCTCAGGCAATAAATAGTTCTAAATCCAACGAGTGAAAGATCCATATCCGGACACAATACTTCATAACGGAGGTGATACAAAAATGGCATTCCAACCTAAAGGGGCGAAAACCAACGCCCAACAAGTCCGTCAACAGAATCAGCAAGCTGCTGGAAAGCAACAACAAGGTGCTCAGTACCAAGCTGAATTTGCTACTGAGACGAATGCACAACAAATTCGTCAGCAAAACCAACAGTCTGCAAAAGGTGCTCAGCAACAATACCAGCAGGGAGCTCAGCAACAGTACCAAAGCGAGTTTGCTGCCGAGACGAACGCGCAACAGATTCGTCAAAAAAACCAACAATCTCAAGCTAAGAAAGGCCAAAACCAACAGTAATCTCCATTATAATCGATCCCATCCTGCTATGCAGGATGGGATCTTTTCTCGGGTGATCTTACTCTTGCATATACCGTTCATAGTATGTGGTAATCATTTTTTCAGCGATAGGGCCGGCTGCAATTCCACCATATCCACCTTCCGGTACGACCACAGCGACTGCGATCTCCGGGTCGTCGGCGGGTGCATAGGCGATAAAGACGGAATTTTGCACTCGTCCGCGCTTTGGTATATCCTGTTCCGAAGTCCCTGTTTTGGCGGCTACGGAGAAGGGGAGATCCTGAAAAAGATGGGATGCGGTTCCTCCGGGTTGTGTCACGGCCGTCATACCTTCTTTTACCGTTTGAAAATGCTTTGGATCAATATCCGTCTCATTTAAAGCTTCTGGTTGGATCGTTTTTATCAATTTACCATCGGGAGCGGTGATTTTTTCTACCAATTGTGGGCGCATCCGTTTTCCGTCGTTGGCCAATGTCGCGGTAAATTGCGCCAACTGCATGGTGGAATAACGTTGTGCCTGACCAAAGGAAGCCAACACCATCGCTCCCAAGCCGGAGTTGCGCTCAGCGATGACCAGATAATCCTCGGTGCCCGTCTGTTCTCCTTTTAGCGGAATACCGGTTGGAACACCTAAGCCGAATTGATGAGTATATTCATTGAACCGATCAATGCTCTCTTTTCCTTCACTGCGGTACCAACGGCTAAACATCCAAGCATAATACGTATTGGCCGATTTGGCAAGGGCTTTTTTGGCATTTAACACACCGTAGTTATTGCCGCCGGAATTGCCCACAGGCGGCGTGGCCGGTGCATAGTAAAAAGTGCCGGGATCGCGGAAGGTGGTATAGGGACTGATCAGACCTTCATTTAAACCGACCAGGGTAGTCAAAGGTTTAAAAGTGGACCCCGGAGGTAGGATCGACATTGGATGCCGTTGATATTCCTGCTCCGGATCGTCTGCATCTCTGGCATCATAGGGAGCTTCTATAATCGTGCCGTTTCTTAGGGTATAGGTGAGATCTTGATAATCCTCAGCGGTGACAGGACCGTTCCAAATATTCGGGTCGTAATCGGGAAGGCTTACCATTGTTCGTACTTTTCCCGTTTTTACTTCCATCGCGACCGCATAAACATTTTTGGCGTCTGGTGCACGATTGCGTCCGGGAGCCTCTGTCTGTAACCACTTCAGTTGTTTTTCGGCAAAGGCTTCCGTCTCCAATTGCATCGTTTCGTCCAGTGTGAGGGTAAGATCGTTCCCCGGCTCCGGTTTTACTTCTTTGATCACATCCTCGACTCTTCCACTGGAATTGACCCGCACCAGCCGATAGCCGTGTTTTCCTCTCAGTTCATCTTGGTAGCTGTATTCCACACCATCCATGCCCACCTGTTCCCAATCAAGATAACCGCCTTCGTTATCCTCTTCCGCCGCTTGTATGTATTTTTGCATGGAAGATTTGGCACCGGCAAAAGGACGGACGTAACCCAGGGTCTGAACAGCAAAAGTATCGTCCCGATATTGGCGTAACGGTTCCAGGAATACATTAACCCCCTGATAGTCGGAGGGGTGTTCCGACAGTTGCACCACCTCTGCTTCCGTCAGACGATCTTTGATTTTTTTAGGATAGTACGGAGGCTGTTTACGCGGAACCGTATTGCCCTCTTGATCCAAACCAACATCCATGCTTTTTAAAACATCG
This window harbors:
- a CDS encoding group I truncated hemoglobin yields the protein MTSENLYEKLGGKEAVAAVVNDFYDRMIIDDRVNHYFREADVDSLRTHQLNFFLRYVLGGSDDYKGSALSMVHKGLNISSEDYEIAIHHFNAALRKYDVPIDIRIQIEAFLRTVKPHIIEK
- a CDS encoding AAA family ATPase; this encodes MKFQRLTFHGFGRWVDRSFSFQPGINLIEAPNEAGKSTLINGLLAMMYGGKREGVARRQRTEWLEAYEPWQSSRYGGELDFILQGKSYRLIRSLHWEEEREQLIDLATGRDLTDTFPMDRRKDHNILEQMAGVPRSLFTQVSMMTAQTLAGDQQVVERIRQLVSQGEELNLKPALEQLERELAEIGKTSLARTRPYGAACQLAEKLEQEVIELRAQTRSLREGQARLTRMRSEGEALREKLERMHQEAEQWKLRLQREEYRKRMAEKEKNLSYKMDRWRSLRDKRDRLERERVQAMPATLLTPAEADQLRAVLAERNFPQSRVKEIEERLEQLGRELVAWEAEKAEWLSIDDGEVQRHLHRLEEYQRLEGQLLPADTKGTMDDRIKGIELQKDHQRLLELREQEERCRDRRRELEDRLSSLHRRVDRLEREQFLARVVDSQIPPSRSSSSWLWLGVAGGILSLLALSSPFPGIGLLPFFFSVFAFFRFSRLRSVDRQVRREWEERQRKLYEDWQALKQEREEAEAKGEPMLTLTDLQRQIKEQKSELQTVYNELASLMQEQETILDRWQVGAASELQRLADQQSQRIQEREGARLQDRQNRERMKQIQQEMESWATVKNQNLGVFDGELWREKLEEMAEEARRARDTQQRLRLEIASLEKELVRSRERLNRIQEQTTYWRSRLGVEDPESWSETILMSDHVRRLDEQLAEVREELSEQEALKQEEQWEEELKEIQESLKQTVDWPEETLDLYLLQQRLKEAELACSKAEWASQQQDTETLKLEERLQTQSDQLPSLSEREALWRRAREKVKELEGEKRVIQAALDVLEEAAREVQEDIVPRIRPHATNWVEEVTGGRYRDLLIDPTDGIQISVFVPETRERQPVEQLSQGTIDQMYFGLRLALVQFFSQNGKSPLPILLDDSLVHFDGERLREAIRILGKVAEQHQIILCTCHGRERQVLEQEGIPFTDHSLGSVQ
- a CDS encoding metallophosphoesterase family protein is translated as MKPFTFIHTADLHLDLPFQGWRGSDEVMLQWRDEHRRTFAAIIDTVIEKQVDFLLIAGDWLEYDTASRSTAQWLMEQLERIPNTIVLIAPGNHDPYRLDSYYHSLDWPKHVWIFAEDWQEYQFPQYGLTVVGRGFRQFEEPNGSLPSVSVQEGERLILLFHGTLLNGVSSSPYFPVTKEELAALEADYIAMGHIHQPFSLRLNNRKQTWVRYPGSPHALRWRETGERTVTWGRIDGEGCHWETVPVQTRRFEVDTIAVDGCQTDGEALARIQVAVPEGEERNVCRRLVLTGRKESEWRLQPDWLSLQLKQSGFHYVEIVDETVPDYDLEHLRNREGLVGTFVRKMEQRIEQAADEEREHWHKALLKGLDALLTPEVKK
- the greA gene encoding transcription elongation factor GreA, yielding MSQQNKEVLLTEEGLAKVKEELELFRTKKRQEVAQRLKEAIAQGDLSENAEYDAAKEEQAFIESRIVTLANMIRNAKIINQDAQNKNFVSVGAKVTIQEVPDGEQETYTIVGSAESDPVSGKISNESPIGAELIGKREGEMIKVPAPSGTIEFKIVSIH
- a CDS encoding MFS transporter, giving the protein MSLLGKTDQLDRSAWLLLIISGLFAISTALSNTFVNVYLWKIKEDYMMIGRYNLASYLAMAVTFIFAGRLAKQVDRVIAIRIGVALQAIFYLAVLALGKNTVQYVDWLGLFLGLGLGFFWLSFNVLYFEITERHNRDIFNGVNGLLTSAAGIMAPLISGFIITRIDQFTGYRIIFSLSLAIFVVAVIISFLLKRRSAHGVFRLKETLEESLQRGRHWFWVNLAMVAQGVREGLFSFLLSLLIFVATKNEMALGWYLTTTSAVSLLSYFLVGRYLRRRWRDEGMLLGTAMMGIMALPLLWEVNAFTLYLLGVGASLFFPIYMVPLTSAVFDVIGENNNTAKRRVEYVVARELALNVGRILSVAVFLWWASTEPDLIQIKWLLIPVAFVQLFSWLTIRQVPLLEQP
- a CDS encoding rhomboid family intramembrane serine protease — its product is MFNHTQLPFRRFRSYFPVVTGILFLQTLLFLLMTLSGGSTNTAVLLRFGALEETLLTQGEWWRLITPIFLHIGLMHFLFNSFALYLLGPQLEWLFGRLYFMALYLLTGIMGNLATVYVGDSYISAGASGSIYGLFGVYLYLFLFRRGSMDPDTGKGLLALVGINILFSLIVPNINLVAHLGGLFAGMMLAGPLLRMKQR
- the asd gene encoding archaetidylserine decarboxylase (Phosphatidylserine decarboxylase is synthesized as a single chain precursor. Generation of the pyruvoyl active site from a Ser is coupled to cleavage of a Gly-Ser bond between the larger (beta) and smaller (alpha chains). It is an integral membrane protein.); this encodes MKEKLLLSGLYLLPTRLLSRWVGRFARTPFSRRVIPYFIRRFDVDLAQVEKPVTQYETLMDFFVRGLKEGSRPVDRDPVSVVCPVDGTVSQVGTIQGDNLIQAKGVDYSLEALLGGDKNDVNAFRGGTFLTLYLSPRDYHRIHTPVAGRVTHLTWIPGTLFPVNQLGVKRIPGLFTKNERLITYMETTAGRMALIKVGATNVGSIRVTYDAEIGTNRSGQKRMLRREYKVPPKEKGEEIGRFEFGSTVILLFPAQRVEWLDEIKPGSNVLMGQRIGRLQVSQV
- a CDS encoding gamma-type small acid-soluble spore protein; its protein translation is MAFQPKGAKTNAQQVRQQNQQAAGKQQQGAQYQAEFATETNAQQIRQQNQQSAKGAQQQYQQGAQQQYQSEFAAETNAQQIRQKNQQSQAKKGQNQQ
- a CDS encoding peptidoglycan D,D-transpeptidase FtsI family protein; this translates as MFKSKKPSPATSDEMIFHRFHLLWLIVFLLFVALILRLSWVQLGGGEKYQQLAAENNFKQIPVVAPRGKIFDAGGELVVDNESLFAAMYLETDQSKEEKLETARNVAKALDLSVADVLKSMDVGLDQEGNTVPRKQPPYYPKKIKDRLTEAEVVQLSEHPSDYQGVNVFLEPLRQYRDDTFAVQTLGYVRPFAGAKSSMQKYIQAAEEDNEGGYLDWEQVGMDGVEYSYQDELRGKHGYRLVRVNSSGRVEDVIKEVKPEPGNDLTLTLDETMQLETEAFAEKQLKWLQTEAPGRNRAPDAKNVYAVAMEVKTGKVRTMVSLPDYDPNIWNGPVTAEDYQDLTYTLRNGTIIEAPYDARDADDPEQEYQRHPMSILPPGSTFKPLTTLVGLNEGLISPYTTFRDPGTFYYAPATPPVGNSGGNNYGVLNAKKALAKSANTYYAWMFSRWYRSEGKESIDRFNEYTHQFGLGVPTGIPLKGEQTGTEDYLVIAERNSGLGAMVLASFGQAQRYSTMQLAQFTATLANDGKRMRPQLVEKITAPDGKLIKTIQPEALNETDIDPKHFQTVKEGMTAVTQPGGTASHLFQDLPFSVAAKTGTSEQDIPKRGRVQNSVFIAYAPADDPEIAVAVVVPEGGYGGIAAGPIAEKMITTYYERYMQE